From the Garra rufa chromosome 23, GarRuf1.0, whole genome shotgun sequence genome, the window ATTTGACCTATTTTTTTCTCTCGCTGAAAGAAAAGGGCAGGCGAAAGTGGATATAATCAGACTAATAGCCGGGAACTGACAGAAAACGGCACGTTACACTGGGTTAACGGTGCATCCAGGTGTGCTTGAAGAGATTGGTGCTCTTGTGCACAGGCCTATTGAAACAAGGGGAAAATAGCTAGATAATGCAAAGCCCACAGCATTTCATTCAGGATTTCTTTATAGCGAAAAATTGTTTTCAAAATAAGTACGCAGTGGATTATGTGCTACACACCTGTTCCAGGGCTTTGCAACTGAGCAGTATtacaatatatacagtacacacaaaGTTAAGCAAGGAAAAATAACAATTCTATAGAAGTGCAATTGATATAATTCATGCATGCCTGTTGCTTTTTCGAAAATAAAGGCTCTAGATTAAATGGCATGAATGGTTCTGAAGCGAGCCACGGCACGTTTCTCTTCCTCGTGCCGTCTCAGCATCTCCAGAGTGGCCAGATGGAATGGGTCCATTTCTTCTGGATATTGAGGCCGCATGCTCACGTTCTGCTCTCTGGGTCTATCCTTTGGGTTTGGAGGGGGTTTGGGCTTTGCAATAGTTTTGGCATATTCTATAGCCTGGTCAAAAGAAAATTGCAATTTTTTGGGATTTAAATCAACAATTATgaagtgaaataaaaatataaagacaTACACACGTATACAAAATATGATTTACGGATTAAGTAAAAGCTCATGTTTTCCGAATGAGATTCTCTTACCTTCCTCCTGGGAACGGTGTCCTTGTTGTCACTGCCCACTGGGTCCTTGGCCGACAGAGAGGGAATCCTACTTATCTTCTTGTTCTGCTCGCGGATCACATTTGAATACAGCTTCTGTCGTCTAATTTTCTCTGCCTGACAGCAGTGAAAGAAAGAGCAGCAAGATTACAAAAGGGAGCTTTAATTACCTAAGCCATTTCTTCTCTAAGGCCCCTCTGTTTCTTTGTACATCCCTCCATGAAGCTACTCGACAGAAGCAAACAAAGCCAAATAAAACTCAACATCCCTTTCAGAATCAGCGTTAACACCTCTCTCAGGTTGCGAGCGGtgcgaaaacagttattttatgtgATATTTCTACAACAGCCGAGCTAAAAAAATGTCTCTGTTTGCTTTTTGAGGGCTGTGCTCATTAGATTAGTTGGTCCGTTTCTATTGTGCTCAGAAACACAAGTCTTTTAAATTCATGAGGAAATGAAAAGAGAGGGTTATTGAGACACGGCCACACTTGACAATTGGACGTAGCAATTAGGGATTAGCTAAATCAATATTCAACAAGGAGATCACCAATTATCCTTTGAGTCTTTCTCCTAAatctccacacacacacaaattattctGATTACACAGAAACATTATTTATGAATCTCGTCAGATGCTTAAATCTTTACACAATCTGAAGTGAGTATTTACCACAGCTTCTGGTATTGTGTTCATTGGTCCAAGACCTCCAAGCTTCACCTCCTGTTTCATGTTTTTGTAGTCCTTCAGTGTATAAGCCTGAAAagcatatatatttattcattagcCACATGACAGTTTAAATAGTGAAGTTACTGTGAGAAAAACAGTCTTAATCCGAAAGTGCCCTCATGAAACAATCCGCAAACAAAAGCACTAATCAGGTCAGGCTCCTTCGGGTTCTCAGGACTCAGCCATTGGTCATGGACACTGCAGGACAGCTGTTTTCCACTCTGATCTGCTTCCCCTTGGGCTGCCACACTTGCTGTTTTACAAATTTATCCCATAATCCTATGAGACATGATGGCGGGCACAGCAAGGTGAGGAGAGCAAACTTCTCCCAGGAAACCAATTGGTTTTATGGTGTAAGGACCACATAATCCAAGTGGATGGGTTCCATGACATAATGACCCTTAAATTGTGTCGTTTTCATGCAGCACTGAGAACTTTATTGATCTAGAAGCATAATACTAGAATcatttaaagcgatagttcaccccaaaatgaaaactcaTCCTCAGGCacagatgagtttgtttattcatcagaacagatttagagaaatttagcattacatcacttgctcaccaacggatcctctgcagtgaatgggtggcgAAAtgaaacagctgattaaaacatcacaacaatccacaagtaCTGACGATCAACTGACGTCttctgaaatgaaaagctgcgtgtttataagaaacaaatccaccattaaggcatcttaactttaaaccattgcttctggagTCCAAAGTCAATTCCCTGTTGTCCAAAATTTACCtaaatgatcaacagctgtttttttttttgtttgtttgtttttttgtttagtgatggttgtttgcgagttccttgtttgtcctgaacagttaaacgtcCCACTGTTCTTCACAAAAATCAATCAGGTCTTAGAAATTtgttggttttttagcatttttgtgtatttgaaccctttccagcaatgactgtatggttttgagatccattttttttcacactgaggacagctaagggactcatatgcagctattacagaaggttcaaacgctcacagaTGCTTTAAAAGTCTGGGGGGTGAAAACgtcttgaatttgaagatcagggtaaattttgtcttctgggaaacatgtatgtatcttctgtggcttctgaagggcagtactaaatggaaaacatatgacatttaggcaaaataagaaaaatgtacacatcttcattctgttcaaaagttttcaccccctggctcttattatattgtgtttccttctgaaccatcagtgagcgtttgaatcttctgtaatagttgtgtattagtccctcagttgtcctcagtgtgaaaagatggatctcaaagtcataaagtcatttttggaaagggttcaattacacaaaaatgctgaaaacccaaaacatttgcgggacctgaaggatttttctgaggaacaacaggcaatttaattgttcaggacaaaccagggctcataaacaactatcactaaacaaaaaaacagctgtggatcaaaaacagtattaagaatcaagtgtatgtaaacttttgaatagggtaatttttataaattcaactattgttttctcttgtcgGTTATATGTAAACGCCTTTAATGTGAAGTAattaattcaggtcagtactaaataaaaaatgacattcattttgtatgctccctcttactttggtaaaataattaacattttgcagattctgcaaggtgtatgtaaacttttgaaatcaaATGTATTTGTTAAGAActgttttcgtttgaaaacgGTGCTTTTCTGATTCAGCTGAGACAACTTTTTCActtgagaaagcaatattatgtatAGAGAACTCACATTTTTGCCAGAATCaatagtttgaagttaaaaattaaCTTCAATTAAGAATGTGTTTACTATAAACACGCAGCATTTAACTTcccaagacattaattgatggactgaagtcttattgtgattattgtgatgtttttatcagccatttAGACTTTCATTCTGattgcacccattcactgcagaagaccCAATttttgagcaagtgatgtaattccttaatttaatgttgTTTGGGACCGGATTTCTATTATATTGACAAAACCAGTTCCACAGTAGAAAGTAAGTCAGacaggtttaaaatgacatgagggtgagtaagtgatgccatcattttcatttttgggtgaactttccttaACTCCTTTAACTAAACAGACACTGTTGAGTAAATATAAATATCCTCTCTGTGTAAATGGCCACGGTTTGTTGAGTACGTCTGTTCCTAAGAGAGACTTTCCTGCAGAACTCAAGGTGCTAGAGGACAAAGAGGCCATCATTAAATGCAAATCACCATCTTACCAGCCCTGCTCCGCACAGACGGGGGTGCTGCTTAATCACCTTATCCTCTAACGCTTTTCAATGTCGTCTTTGTGACCGTGCCTTATATCATCATCTCATTGCAATTAAGAGTGTCTTCAATTACTTATACAATTAACCTGCTGTCTGAATCGGCCCACACAATAATCGTTATATCTGCAACAGGCCCCATTGAGATACTGCCATGGCAATTTAAAGATTGGTTACTAAGTATAAACTGGGCGTTGTAGTTATTATGCTTTTTGTTTTGCTCTAGTGCTAATTATTACAAGAATGGGTTTAAATGAgggttttttaaaactttttgatgCCTCGGAACCCTAAATATGGTCTCCCTtactaaaattaatattaaattatatttattaaattataaatataacatatattttagtattttttgtttatttaaaagacTTAAAACTTTTGCAGCTCAGTATCAGGCTGTAAAATAGGAGTCACATACTAGatgataaacaaaaaaacaaactgaATCTTAACTAAACACATATACACACCTTATAATTTGATTGTGCCTTCAGCTGCCTGTGTTTTTCCATCTGTGAAAGATAACCTTCTGAGCTGCTTCTGTGGATCAGATTCAGCTGCTGCTCTGATCTATCCGAGAGGAGTTCAGTGTCGCTGCCGTTAGCTCGGGCTATAGGGGGCAGCACTGTGTAAGGACCAGAGATTTGTGTTGGGGGCGCACAGGGTCCCACGCTCTCCTCATCACTGGGCAAAAGCTCAGGTTGATAGTGGCTGATCTCCACTTGAGGAGACGTAGGCAATTTTAGCATCGGTACCCTATGGAAACATTGAGCATAACATGAATGCCAAAAACTAGGGAACATGTTTTGTATATTGCATATTCTAAATTCAATAAAATCAGTGTATTTAAAGCTGTAGTGTGTCATTTTCTTAAGATTAGTGTCAccaaaagaaattaaataaataatgttattccaaatacaccttgcagaatctgctaaatgtaaaatatttgactaaaataagagagatcatacaaaatgcatgttgtttagtacttacctgagtaagatatttaacataagatacatttacatatagtccacaagagaaaataatagttgaatttataaaaattacccctttcaaaagtttacatactgtgttgttacctaaatgatccatagctgtgtttttttttagtgatagttgtttatgagtcccttgtttgtcctgaacagttgaactgcccggtggtcttcagaaaaatcattcaggtcccacaaattctttggtttttcagcatttttgtgtatttaaaccctttccagcaatgactgtgttattttgagatctatcttttcacactgaggacaactgagggactcatatgcaactattacagaaggttcaaacgctcactgatgtttcagaaggaaaaacgatgcattaagagccaggggtgtaaacttttgaacaaaatgaagatgtgtacatttttcttattttccctaaatatcatattttttcattacaGTACATTACAGTATTCAGTacatcagaagctacagaagatacttacatgtttcccagaagacaaaataagttaaattttccctgatattcaaaacgttttcaccccccagctcttaatacaccttgtttccttctgaaacatcagtgagcgtttgaacactctgtaatagttgcatatgagcccctcagttgtcctcagtgtgaaaaaatggctctcaaaatcatacagtcattgttgaaaagagttcaaatacacaaaaatgctaaaaaactaaaacatttgtgggacctgaaggattttttctgaagaacagcaggcagtttaactgttcaggacaaacaaggaactcatgaacaactatcactaaacaaaaaaaaacaacaacaacaacaacaacacagtattaagaatcaagtgtatgtgtacttttgaacagggtcaattttataaattcaactattattttctcttttggactatatgttaatgtcttttatgcgaaatatcttattctggtcagtactaaataaaaaataaaaaacatgcattttgtatgatccctcttatttattattgtatgtaaacttttgacctcaaccgtaTATATAAAAAGGTTGGTCATGCAATTTCAAATATTAATAGGTCGTGAAGCAattttgttcaaatgttttttttctaataaaGTATATCAAGCCAAAATAACAAAATACTAAGAATTTATAGTAATTTTTAGTGAGGCTTTTTAATTATGACATCATGACAGTTGTATCACCCTGACATTTTTTGACATAATGCTAATATgaattttaattaagaaattaaaaaCATTCTCATTATAGACATGGTGTATTCAGGTCATTAAATGCATGAATTGCAGCCTTAAAAACAATATAGTAGTGTGCAaacatactataaatatatatttaatacttaaaGCACAAAGTATGTTTCTGTACTTGCCTGAGTCTGTTGTGATTTTTGAATGATGCCTTCACAAACATACTGGAAGTAGATTTTCCAGCATGCCTCTGAGGAACACTGTCCACAGCTTGTACCACTCCAGACTTGGGGGCAGGTGAAGATACACCTGTTTTTGGAGCCAATTCCATCTGCCCTAGTGAATTAGAAGGCACATATGGGTAAAACTGATAACCTTGTTGAAACAGATCAGGCCTATCCCACTGCATTGCCTGAGAAACAAGAGTAAAAATAGTCTCTTTCTGGGAAAGATTCAGAGGCTGTGTGTGATTGGCAGGTGCGTTGAGGTTTATGTTAAGGTTGACGGTTGGTGGAGCATGAGTGTAAGATGGAAGTCCAAACTGAGGTTGTGGTGGGTCATGGGTGTAAGCTTTCTCAGAGTCCTGCGGTAGATGATCAGTGCTGATGACGTGTCTCTCTGTTAGGGGTTTAAGGTGTGCTTTGGGTTTGGAATCAGGAACTGGAGGCTTGAGCTGATCTGGGTGGTTGCTGGATCGCTGCCTCCTCTTCGGTTCCTTTTTATCTTTGTGGCTCTGCTGGGTAAAAATTAggagaataaaaaattaaaatctgaCCAGAGCACTTAAGATGTCTTCTATGTTTAGATGACTTGAAACTAAAATCTACATGTTGGTTTTCAAGGATGATATtagcataaataaaataatttcccCAAATATGACAAGGGCTCTTAGGGTAAAATCCATTTGCACAACATAATGccccttaaaaatttaatttcaaatttaaGCCATGACAAAGGTTTTGGAAATAGCATCCCACACACTCTAAATTGCTAAAAGAATACATCCCATTGAACAGATATATGTCCTTATATAACTGTGGCTTCATGGCTATTTTCATGAGCGAGGAAAGAGAGACAGGAGCATTTATATAATGTTCCTTTGTGGTGAGCCTGGCATTCACGGGGGACCGACGGACATTATTCTTGTGAGGTCTGAGGCTGTGCCTCAGCATGTAATGCTTCTGATTTAGCCAACACCAGCTTGCACCATTCTTAATGGGAAAATATTTACACTCCTCTGCTTGCTGGCATTAAGGTGACCGTTCAAGTGCTCAAAATAATGATGCTTCTCCATTCCCCCTCTTTCCTCGGCACAGGCTCCTTTTCAAGACATTTCAGAGGCTCCATTGTGCCTGAACAGCTCTATCAGAAATTGCGTCCATCACAGCAGAAATGAAATCCCGGGTGACAGTGTGCCCACTGTGCAGACATTTTCATCTTGAGAGGAAGCCCTCGCAGACTGTTATGCATTAGGGCAATGGATTGTGCCAAGCAGCCCCACCTACGTCTTCACAGATAGAGATGGATAGAATCAATAAAGTGAGCTCTACCttcagtttttgtgttttttggagCCACATCAGCTCGGGATCCCAGACATTGTCTTGACTCTCCGGGCTGTGAGTGCTGATAGTCTCGTCGGAGGTTTGCCTGGGCTGTGGGAAGAGAAGAAAGAAGGGAGAGGGGAGTGAAAGGCTTGACTGCTTGATAAGCCTTCTTTTAACAATTCACCTGTTGCCTTGTCGATGAAATGCTATTATTTCACCTCACATTTATATTCAACTATTGACCGCAAACAACGGGGGCAAACTGTGCGCCGTGAGAGCGAAACAAAGACATCCATGAGTATGAGAAGAAATGTCTGGGCGATAAATTATACACTGCGTTGGGCGTAAATGTATGCTGACAGCGGCAATAAATCGTCCACCTACTCAAACACGGAGCTGACAGACAGTCAGGTTGGTCTATAAAATAATACGTCCCTGAGCGTCTGGCAAGCATACCAATTCAATTGACTTCTTATGATCAACTTTTTATTCTTAATTACGATCCACAGCTCCTCCGAGCTGACCTACATGTGTCTAGAAGAGTGTTTTATTGATTCTCTTTAAAATGATTCTCTTGAAGCAGTTCGGAGATAAGTGTCTAGATACATCCGCGTTACATCAGTGCACTCTCTCAATTTTTCTTAATGTACCCGTTCAGAGGCGGAATATCTACAGCTAATGCTGTAATGAAAATCATTTAGTAAACTTCCAGTCACTTTGGCTGCTGAGGACAATTCTCGCCGATCGATGGTATTGACAGCTTGCGGCGTCCCTGAATGCATGCGGCTAATTCTGAAAGCGTGAATAGAGGAAGGTCAAAGAGACACATGCAGCAGTGAGTGGATTGAGTTGTAACATATCCATCAATAAACAGGCAGCCATGCTGGTCTATCTATTTAGCCAAAGGCCATGTGCGCAAGGAACTGATTTGTGAACAGCCTTCAACGCTACTGGGCAAGAGACACTGAGTGGACAGGTGTTTATCGGTAACTGTATATTTGAGTAAATCAGTGGTCTTCAACTTTGGTTCTGAAAAGAAaaaacggatggatggatagatagtatttcaatttatttcaattttgcaattttcatttcaatttagTAAATTATCAATCCAATTCAAATCCCTGTGGGGTTTGGTCAATTTAAATCGAATTCACACTTATGAACTGAAACAGAACCGATGCTTCAATTGTGAATTTTGTCTAACCCTGGTTCTGACAGGGTTgaaatttcatttttataaaGTAACTGAGCAGTCGCAAAGACTTGCCCCCTTCGTTACTGTCGCTATATATGTCCGACAACATTGGCACTCTCACGCAATGAAGACAatacagacaagacagagcaggttacgtACAGGTAAGTATGAAGCAAGGTCAGCTTTcaaaatttgtcattttttaacaaattcaaacaataaataccattttgtggctctttaatgtcgtccctgctgaaaaaaataaaaataaaaatagaaaccatcacagaagttcgaatggtttccactacaaccACTATAATAAACATTACAAACCACAAACTTTGAACCATTACAACCAACTAAAAATGGTTTTCTGTactgtgttttgggacatattccatttgGATTTAGttgttttaacaagccaccaatagcaGGCGACCAATTACCAGCAGAAACCCACAGGGTCCGTTACAGTTCCATTACAActagtaaaaccattacaaattttgtGATGTGTCTATTGATTTTTTAGCAGGGGTGACAGATTGCTGTAAcgcctcagttcaagcggcaCGTGAACCGATCATCTTTTCCTTTATACTacttatagcatgaaataaacatgaacgcACATCAGAAGGAATTTTGTTTCAACTAGGCTTGGGCGATGTCTACCAAATTAGCATCAGACGAAGGCACAGCAAACAAATAACGCTTtctaataaaataacatgagccactaaagggacattgTTAGCTGCTTActagcagtagcctgttacattacagtacaaaacacataaacagagtaaagaGAGATGAGTGATGACAAATAATTTGCAGATCCTCAGCACCACTGataaacatctaatcttgtaaaatgtgtggtaagtactgccactcTAGTATAAACATAGCATGTGCAATTGTAAATCtcgaaagtaaaagtacaaaaatattgtgcattcAAAAGCAGTTTCAATGCCCTGCACATTAATAACGGCTCCCTGATGCccacaatttatatacagtataattacccaaaGATATAACTGCGAGAGAAAGTACTGAACTATATATTTTCCttccatctaatatttattcTCTTTAGGGGCTCCGTAGAACACGTCATTTTCTTTCCAAACATGGTATTGGGATGCGGCAGATTGGGAGGGGTGGGATCACGATGCCGCCTCAACACTGTGATGTTTATCAGCCATCGGCGATGGACAATAGCATTGTCTATTGGCCCAACCCTAGTTTCAACTGCAAAAAACACATCAATACACagcatttttcaagttcaagtccaccaacgttaacaaaaatggcagatttggcattatgattggtcaggtCACCTGCCAATCAAACTccctgcgaagggtcaattggtACTTCAATTTCACATAGTCCTGAATTGAAATTTAGAAATGTAGAAATTGCACCAAAAACAATACAGCAAAACAGCGAACAAGCAATGCGCAGACGTGCATACTAGTAGTCctcattataaattaaaatatcttTTAGAGCGAAATCATATTGTAATAAGCGTTGTCTGCTATGCTGCACGGTTAATAGGACGCTGCGCATCCAGCTCATTTTCCTGTATCGGGCAAGTATCATTTCAAGTAGAGAGATTGAGCTCTGTTGTAACAGGTGTGTGAGTAGCAGACATCACAGACCTGCCCTTCATGTCCTCTTAGCCGCAGCAGGCCACAACCTCTGCCCCATCCACGACCACTGCCTTTTGTCCGCCATTTTAATAATCTCAATCAAATTGAGGAAATGATCaaacaaaattgcattttgagcTTCATAAGCTGCGTAATATCTATTCTGTTAAATTGGGGCCCGTAATTGCCTCTTGGGCCGAGACGTGGCACAACAAAGTCAGGCGATTGGAGCTTGCCATTTTCCTCAAGACTGGGAAACACAGCTTTTGCGATGAAGACTTCAAAGGGCCGCAATTCTTGAATTGCATTTGGTTGCTATTGTGACCGCCCAGGCAATCTTGATTAGGTGTTTACACTGAGGTAGGGTATACAGTGGCAGAGAGCCGCGAAGCCTTGGTCTAGAGCTATTAAGAGATTGTACATTATGTTCCTGGCTTTGAAGTGAGGGTCTGGGGGATGACGAGGGATTGGGGCTGAGTGCAATGGCAGAAGATTGCACTGCTACTTCTGTCTTTATCAAAGGGGTCTCTGCTGGAGCTCATCATCACTCCCGCACACGCCGGTTGGAAGTTGGTGCATTATGAGATTGTGTACATTTAATAACACAGCTAATTATCGGGAGTTAGGGGTTTGTGAAAGAGTAAATAGTGGCTTTTTAAAAGCCCAACAGACGCGCCTCGATAATGATGCCGAAAACTGATGGGAGCTGAGGGGCTTTTTATTCCCTTTGAAGGAAACGGGGccacaaaataacaaataaaaggGCAAAAGTGTAGGCCGTGCATCAAATTTACGAACAGATGCTTAGCTACATAACGAACGTAAGGTATGAGGGTTTTGTGCTCTCTCGTTGTAAGCAAATGACAAAAAAGCAAAACTTTAACCAAGTGGCAGAAGTATTTTGATTGCTCTTCATGTGTTACGATGTATTGCAAAAGCCTCGCTGTTTCCCACGTGCAGCTGATTTCCTGAAGGAATTTAGACAATGTGTTTGAGAACTTCTGAATATATCATTCTACTGGTTTACTAGCTTCTAGGTTGGTTTACTagtcatatttaaatatattccaCTCATCCTTACCTGGAATAAAAATGGATCTGATAGATATTTTTCATGAACAAAAAAAAGGCCTAAACATTTGTTTACTCTCTtggaattatattatatatgggATCAACCTGTCAATCGATGCCTTCAATGGCTTTTAAAAACATCTATACAGGTTTAAGAGAATTTCTTAAtcttttaaaaatgaattttgaaatgactaaaatatgtgaaaaccagtcataagggtcaatttttttaaattgagattcatacatactctgaaagctgaatagataagctttccaatgatgtatggttcgttaggacaatatttgcccgagatacaactatttgaaaatctgagggtgcaaaaaaaattaaatattgagtaaatccaaataaagttcttagcaacgcatattactaattaaaccttaggtttttatatatttacggtagggaatttacaaaatatcttcatggaacatgatcttaataccctaatgatttttggcataaaagaaaaatcaatcattttgacccatacaatgtattgttggccattgctagaaaatcgcctttaaagttgtccagatgaagttcttagcaacacatattgctaatcaaaaattaagttttgatatatttacggtaggaaatttacaaaataccttcatggaacatgaatttcctaatgatttttggcataaaagaaaaatataattataaaactataatt encodes:
- the jhy gene encoding jhy protein homolog, with the translated sequence MNTIVSEQQRYQKVNGPEALKQTKVRLNMNNDSNVSPKNNVPIMWDSLESDTESLVQEKEYQRELQMRIDLLSAENPKQHEANADSEEPEHLDVHDSLDLKPRQVKGQHEPLRQASPEDEYADLRYDPNWRKNLEAAHILNRLGARLSLESEDSLEPLENVPLGSRQDYVIVNNPATAQMDSALSPAPSSPFHLHPQQEDILDPPESKTSCMSSEGTPRNDGEHLNVKSFPAQKRRSRHPSNPMPVRTREDIVERNKATLGISTHKQGSYLKAHQQKDKPDETKQPRQTSDETISTHSPESQDNVWDPELMWLQKTQKLKQSHKDKKEPKRRQRSSNHPDQLKPPVPDSKPKAHLKPLTERHVISTDHLPQDSEKAYTHDPPQPQFGLPSYTHAPPTVNLNINLNAPANHTQPLNLSQKETIFTLVSQAMQWDRPDLFQQGYQFYPYVPSNSLGQMELAPKTGVSSPAPKSGVVQAVDSVPQRHAGKSTSSMFVKASFKNHNRLRVPMLKLPTSPQVEISHYQPELLPSDEESVGPCAPPTQISGPYTVLPPIARANGSDTELLSDRSEQQLNLIHRSSSEGYLSQMEKHRQLKAQSNYKAYTLKDYKNMKQEVKLGGLGPMNTIPEAVAEKIRRQKLYSNVIREQNKKISRIPSLSAKDPVGSDNKDTVPRRKAIEYAKTIAKPKPPPNPKDRPREQNVSMRPQYPEEMDPFHLATLEMLRRHEEEKRAVARFRTIHAI